A stretch of Coccidioides posadasii str. Silveira chromosome 2, complete sequence DNA encodes these proteins:
- a CDS encoding uncharacterized protein (EggNog:ENOG410PHUM~COG:T~TransMembrane:7 (o35-59i71-95o110-129i141-160o166-187i199-216o283-306i)~BUSCO:9699at33183), with product MLDPIPPPPEWLQNLVRPFAEYVSLPSLQYHIHEVLAAFVFYQFVQSVISPALSSWLFPKIYPNFPRRTKLNWDVHVVSLVQSTLINAVALWVMFVDEERKSMSAAERVYGYSGSCALIQAMATGYFLWDLIVSTLHVRIFGIGLLFHAISALWVFSLGFRPFVNYYSPVFILYELSSPFLNFHWFFDKVNMTGSRAQWYNGMVLLSVFFSCRLVWGTYQSVKVFADIFNALSQTRASSTLREPFNIYTMVFQARNTSLCIDESCIKANNEISKFASHQESGIPLWLVLTYLSSNLVLNSLNFYWFSKMIEAVTKRFKTSADGKAKKEISSPITEKEAEAMVLDAAATLEEKERVFINGGMEEDGSEDKKQGIIASAEPQNRTPGVRRRKA from the exons ATGTTGGACCCTATTCCCCCTCCGCCGGAGTGGCTTCAAAATCTCGTCCGACCGTTCGCTGAATACGTCTCTCTGCCCTCTCTACAATATCATATTCACGAAGTCCTTGCCGCCTTCGTTTTCTACCAGTTCGTCCAATCCGTTATCTCACCGGCTCTCTCGTCGTGGTTGTTCCCAAAGATATATCCGAATTTCCCGCGACGGACGAAGCTGAACTGGGATGTCCATGTTGTCTCGCTTGTGCAGAGCACGCTTATTAACGCTGTGGCTCTTTGGGTCATGTTTGTGGATGAGGAGCGAAAGTCGATGAGTGCTGCTGAGAGGGTGTACGGGTATTCCGGCTCCTGTGCGCTCATCCAAGCCATGGCAACGGGATATTTTCTGTGGGATTTGATTGTCAGCACGCTGCATGTCAGGATTTTTGGCATCGGCCTGTTATTTCATGCCATCAGCGCATTGTGGGTGTTTAGCTTGGGATTC AGGCCGTTTGTAAATTATTACAGCCCGGTCTTCATTCTCTACGAGCTCTCCAGCCCGTTCCTCAACTTCCACTGGTTCTTCGACAAAGTCAACATGACAGGTAGCAGAGCCCAATGGTACAATGGCATGGTTCTCCTCTCGGTATTCTTCTCCTGCCGCCTAGTGTGGGGAACCTATCAGTCGGTCAAGGTATTCGCAGATATCTTCAATGCACTAAGCCAAACACGCGCTTCGTCTACTCTCCGTGAACCGTTCAACATTTATACAATGGTCTTCCAGGCCCGAAATACTTCACTTTGCATTGATGAGTCGTGCATTAAGGCCAACAATGAAATATCCAAATTTGCCAGCCACCAGGAAAGCGGTATACCACTCTGGCTGGTTCTTACATACCTAAGCAGCAACTTGGTTCTCAACTCACTGAACTTCTACTGGTTCTCGAAGATGATTGAAGCGGTGACGAAGAGATTCAAAACTTCTGCTGACGGAAAGGCCAAGAAGGAAATTTCCTCACCAATAACAGAGAAGGAAGCAGAAGCCATGGTCCTCGATGCTGCGGCTACGCTcgaagaaaaggagagagtCTTCATCAATGGCGGCATGGAAGAGGATGGGTCTGAGGATAAGAAGCAAGGGATCATTGCTTCCGCTGAGCCTCAGAATAGGACCCCTGGCGTTAGGAGACGGAAGGCGTAG